TCCACAACCATCGGTTCTTTTCCGCAAACAGATGATGTTCGTCAATTGCGTGCGCGTCTAAAAAAAGGCACTTTATCTTTTGAAGAATACGAAAGCAGAATTGAAGAAGAGGTGATCAGCTCAATTCTCTGGCAGGAAGAGCTGGGTATCGATGTGCTTGTGCATGGAGAATTTGAGCGTAATGATATGGTGGAATATTTCGGAGAAAGACTTTCCGGATTTGTATTCACAGAAAATGGATGGGTGCAGAGTTATGGTAGCCGGTGCGTGAAGCCGCCGATTATTTTCGGAGATGTGGAACGTCCGGCACCGATGACAATCCGTTGGTCTGCTTTTGCTCAGGCAAATTCTGAAAAACTTGTAAAGGGAATGTTAACCGGTCCGGTTACTATTTTACAATGGTCATTTGTGCGCGACGATCAGCCAAGAAAAGATACCACTTTCCAGATTGGTCTGGCGATTCGTGATGAAGTGATTGATCTTGAAAAAGCTGGAATTAAAGTAATTCAGATTGATGAACCTGCCATCCGTGAAGGTTTGCCGCTGCGCAAATCTGATTGGAAAACGTATTTGAAATGGGCTGTGGATGCTTTTCGTTTAAGCGCTGCCGGTGTGGCCGATCAAACACAAATTCATACGCATATGTGTTACTCGGAATTCAACGATATCATTGATTCCATCGCTGCGATGGATGCCGATGTGATCACGATTGAAACTTCACGTTCGCAAATGGAATTGCTGGATGCATTTGCTGATTTCAATTATCCAAACGAAATCGGACCGGGTGTTTACGATATTCACTCGCCGCGCGTGCCGACTGTTGAGGAGATTATGACTTTGCTGGAAAATGCTTTGAACGTAATTCCGGCACGTAATCTTTGGGTAAATCCAGACTGCGGTTTGAAGACCAGAAAATGGCCTGAAACAGAAGCGGCCTTGCGAAATATGATTGCTGCGGCTAACTTGCTGCGCGAATCGGTCACAATTACCCAGTAATAAAACTATATCAATATTATATAGAATCTCCCGGTTATCTTTGATGCCGGGAGATTTCTTTTTTCAATAATTATGGATTTACAAGAAAGGATCAGACTGTCGGAAACCCGTGTTTTTAAAACTGTTTTTCCAAATAACACAAATCATTACGATACACTTTTTGGTGGAACGGCCTTGTCTATGATGGATGAAGTCGCTTTTATAGCAGCGACGCGTTTTACCCGTTTAAGATGCGTGACCGTTTCCTCAGACCGCATTGATTTTACGCATCCAATCCCGGCAGGCACTATCATCGAACTGGTGGGAACTGTTGTAGAAATTGGCAACACAAGTATGAAAGTAAGGGTTGATATTTTCGTAGAACAAATGTATGAACAGAAACGGGAGAAAGCTGTTTCGGGCATGTTTACATTTGTCGCTCTGGATGAGCACAATAAGCCGGTAAGGGTTTTGAGTAAAGAAGTTGAATAAATTCTAAAAAAAATGATCAAAAGTTAAATCTCAAAAGAAAAATTCTACGTATATATAGCATTGGCATAGAATTTGTACTAGATAAACGGTTTAATATCCTTGCCGATTTAACAGGAAATTAATTTAAGAATAATAATGCCTGATTGAAGTGACCGTTTAATAGATATAAACGTAGGTATAAAGATTTTATACGGAGCAACTAATTATTTATTGCCCAACTTTTTGCTATTTTGACCGCTACTTCGATCACACAGAATTGGTTAACTAATTGAGTTTAAATGAAAATTTTAGGAATTTCCGCCTTTTACCACGATTCAGCCGCAGCGCTTATTGAAAACGGGGAAATAATTTCAGCGGCACAGGAAGAAAGATTTACACGTAAAAAACATGATCCGGGTTTTCCATCCAATGCAGTCAGCTTTTGTCTTGAATACGGAGGTATTACTTTGAATGAATTAGATGCAATTGTTTTTTACGACAAACCACTATTGAAATTCGAAAGATTGCTTGAAACATACTACGCGTTTGCTCCAAAGGGTATAAGATCCTTTCTTACAGCGATGCCCGTCTGGATCAAGGAAAAAATGTTTTTGAAGCGTCTTATTAATGAAGAGCTTGTCAAACTTGGTTACGACAAAAAGAAACCGGTAAAGATTCTTTTCCCGGAACACCATCTTTCGCACGCAGCCAGTGCATATTATCCTTCACCATTTGAAAAATCAGCAATTCTGACAATCGACGGAGTTGGTGAATGGGCAACAGCCTCCATTTGTTTGGGTGAAGGAAAAGATATAACCAATTTAAAAGAGCTGCGATTCCCACATTCCTTAGGTTTACTTTATTCAGCATTTACCTATTTTCTTGGTTTTCGTGTCAATTCAGGAGAGTATAAATTGATGGGGCTTGCGCCTTACGGAAATCCCTCATCACCGGATATTGCCAGGTATGAGGAAATCATTCTTAAAGATTTAATTGATTTGAAGGAAGACGGTTCTGTTTGGCTAAATCAGGATTATTTTGATTATGCCACAGGACTAAAAATGGTGAATGAAGATAAGTGGGAAGCACTGTTCGGATTTAAAACCAGAAAACCGGAAGATGCGCTAGAATCGGTACATTGCAATTTAGGACTTGCGATTCAAAATGTTACAGAAGAGGCAGTAATCCGGATGGCAAAAGAAGCAAAACGTCTTACCGGTGCAGATTATCTTTGCATGGCGGGTGGAGTTGCCTTGAATTGCGTATCAAATGGGAAATTACAAAAAGCCAATATTTTCAAAGAAATATTTATCCAGCCAGCTGCTGGTGATGCAGGTGGAGCATTAGGAGCTGCGCAGGCAGCCTATCATATTTATTTTGGTCAGGAACGGAAAGTAACCTGGAAAGCGGATGCGATGAGAGGTTCCTATCTGGGTCCCACTTTTTCTGATCTTGAAGTAGAACTGACAGGGAAAAAATATAAGGCCGTTTCTACCTATCACGAAAATTTCAAAGACCTGGCTGATGCTACGGCCAAGTTACTATCCGAAGGAAATGTAGTAGGATGGGTGCAGGGACGCATGGAATTTGGTCCACGTGCATTGGGCGGAAGAAGTATTCTGGGTGATCCACGGAATGCTGAGATGCAGAAAAAATTGAATCTTAAAATAAAATACCGTGAATCTTTCCGTCCATTTGCACCTTCTGTGCTGGCCGAAGATTGCGCAGATTATTTTGATTATGACGGAACATCACCTTATATGTTACTGGTACATCCGGTGGCGGAAGGCCGCAGAAAACCTGTTCCGGCGAATTACGATTCAATGGATTTGCGTGAAAAACTATATTTTGAACGTTCAGATCTTCCTTCAATTACACATATTGACTATTCTGCAAGAATCCAGACAGTTCACAAGGAAACGAATCCTCGTTATTATGAACTGATCAATTCTTTCAAAGATCTTACGGGTTATGCCGTAGTTGTAAACACAAGCTTTAATGTTCGCGGCGAACCGATCGTTTGTACTCCAAATGATGCATATCGCTGTTTCATGCGAACGGAAATGGATTATTTAGTTGTCGGGAACCATATTTTTGATAAGAAGTTGCAGCCTGAGTGGATGGAAAAAGATAACTGGCAAGAGGAATTTGTTCTTGATTAAAATGAAAACAGCTATTTATTCATTCCGCTATCTGCAAAATTTATGACGTCAAAAATTGTTACGAGCCTGATCAGGATTGGTCTCCTGGGCATGTTATTCGTTTTTCTATTTTATCCTGAACATTTTCACGTAAAATTTGACTATCCGGGAGCACCGCAGAGTGATAACTGGTACATCCGCCTGACAAAAACTTTTTTCTGGCTTTTACTGATTATAGAGATCCTGCGTATATTTTATTACGGAGTTGTCAAAAGCAAATCGAAAAGTATTTTGGCCAACGTTGTTACACTGGTTGTCCCACTTTTGGTCACGCTTATTTTTCTGGAAATCATTTTCATGTTTGTACCCCAAAGTCATGAAGGTGTGCTTTCAAAAGCGTCACAGATATGGTGGGAAAAATATTGGAATCCCGTTAATACTTTGGGATATCACGATAAAGAAGTGGCAAAATCAACAGGAAAAAAAGAAATTCTTGTTATTGGCGATTCTTTTGCAGCCGGACACGGTTTGGAAAATGTTTCTGAACGTTTTTCAGATCAGTTGGAAGAAAAGCTTGGCAAATCTCAATATACAGTTTACAATCTCGGCGTTTCTGGTGCAGACACAAGAGATGAATATAAACGATTGAAAGAATTTCCTGTAAAACCTGATGTGATTATCCTTCAGTATTTCCCAAATGATATTGAAAAAGTAGGGAGAGAAAAAGGTTTGTCGCTGTCCGGAACCGCTCCTTATGCAGATTTGAAGGGACCGATGGCAAGTCTGGTAAAACGTTTTTATCTGCCAAACTTTATTTACTGGCAATTACCTCACGCCTCATTCAGCACATTCGAAAAGTTTGTACAGACTGCCTATACCGACACAACAATTTTGAATTCGCATTTGCAGGATCTGTCAAACATGATTGCTTACCGGGATAGTACCGGCGCAAAAATGTACGCCGTTTTTATCCCGTTTTTATTTCAACTGGATAAGAGCGCGTCTTACACCAAGCCTGTTGAAGATTATCTACGTTCAAAAGGCGTAACGGTTGTTCCGATCAATGACGGAATCGCCAAAATACCTGAGAAAGAACGTGTTGTTGGAAAAAATGATGGCCATGGCAGTAAAATACTGAATACGCTAATTGCAGACAGACTTTTTGATGTGATGAAAAAACCATAACATCAAATAAGATTTATTTTACCGAAATTTGTACGAACACATTACTGGATCTTGAAATTATAACCTAAAAGAAAATTAAAATGGATTTTTTAACAGACTTATTCGCATTTATGAAGGAGCGCAAGAAATGGTGGCTAGCTCCTGTTATCATTGTGTTATTATTAATTGGTGTGTTAATTGTAATTGGCGGTGGTTCAGCAGTTGCGCCGTTCATTTATACATTATTCTAGTTTTGAATAAAAGCCATCGGCATTTATGCTGATGGCTTTTATAATTGCTATGACTTTTTATCAGTAGGAAGTCAGATTATTATATCCCTTATATAAAACAAATGAGTGAATCAGAAAAATCCAAAGCCCAACTGGTGATCGTAACCGGACTGGTAGTGCTATATTTTATCTTTAAATCACGTTATCCATATTTATTGATTGCAGCAGCGGCTGTTGGCGTAATTAGTATCGCAATTCCGGTTGCAGGCGATCTGATCGTAAAAGGCTGGTATAAATTTGCAGAAGTACTTGGAGCGATAAATGGTAAAATTTTACTTTCAATTGTATTTTTTATTGTTCTTGTACCAGTAGCGATTATGGCTAAACTTGGAAAGAAAAATCCGCTAGCCTTAAAACGTGAAAGCAAAAAAAGTGTATTTATTGATCGGAATCATAAATACACTTCCAAAGATCTTGAACAGGTCTGGTAAAAATATATCAGCTTACGCTGTTGGAAAGGGTCTGTTTCAGACCCTTTTTTTTCTGCATGCACGGTCATAAAGTAATTGCAGCATACCATCTTTCAAACCAACATCCGGTACATGAATAACCGTGGCTCCGGCCCATTTCATGGCAGAAGTATAGATATCACCGGCCGGGACAATTACATCGGCGCGGTCCGGATTCAATTGAAGTTTATTGATACGCTCAGCAAGTGAAAATTGCGCTATATAGTCACGCATACGCAGGATTTCATCAAGGCTCGTTGAGCTTTCGCTTAACTTGGATGACAAATCGAATAACTTGTTAATGTTCCCACCTGTTCCTACCGCTTCAATAGGTTGGGTGTGATCCACATTTTTGAGAATCCATTCCTGCATTTTCTGAAAAGCAGTTTTAGATTCTTTTCCTTCAAGTAAACGCACAGAACCAAGTTTGAATGACTTGGCAACTATTTTCTGGCAATCCTGGTAAAGGTTAAGTTCAGTACTGCCGCCACCCACATCAATGTGCAGATATTGTCCTTTATCAAGGGATTTTACCACGACATTATTAACAAGTTCTGCCTCACGTTGTCCGTCGATAATTTGTATATGAATTCCGGTTCTTTGCTCAATAAGCGCACGAACTTCATAGCCATTTTCAGCTTCACGCATGGCAGAAGTTGCGCAGGCCATATAATCTTCTACTTCATGAAGTTCCATCAAGAGCTGATAAGAAAGCATCAGTTTGATCATACGATCTTCGCTCAAAGGCGAAATTCGTCCTTCCGTAAACACATCATGTCCAAGGCGGAGCGGAAAACGTACGTACTCAACTTTCTTTAAACGAGTGATTCCTTCGTCATGCAATACCGATGATATTTGCATGCGGGCACCATTGGATCCAATATCTATTGCAGCGAATTTCAAAAGCGAACTATAATAAAGGTGTAATAAAAACCAAAAATAGGGCTTTTCACGAACATCTTTTCATAAAAATGTCCGGAATTGTCCGGACAAAGGTATTTACATTTTTTTGCCTATCTGGTATAACAGCTTAATTTTGAAACCGGGTCCGGTTTTGGATGCTTGCAGAGAAAGCGGATTAAAATAACTGTATAGATATCCTTCGGCCTGAACGACAACCGGATGGAAGCTTTTTTCAATTCCCGCAGAAAAGTTTAATGAATTGATAACTTTCAGGTCAATTTTTTCAGAAGCCTGTTGTATAGTACGAAATGGATCAGGACCAGGACGCGGACCGAAGTTGTAGACGCATTCATACGTGATGTCTCTCTTTGAAGCGACTGTGAAATTTGTACCTGCTCCTACAAAATAAGCAAAGTTATGTGGCAGATTTTGTCTGAAATTTACATTCAATGGAATCTGTTTCAGTGAAGAATTAATATTCAGATTACTGATTTTCAAAGCCATAGGGAGCAAGTGATCTTTCTTAAAATCGGTGCGGTTTCTTTGGTTATATATCGTTTCTGAATAAAAATCTTCCGGTTTTATTTTAACCCAGCTAAATCCGGTGGAAATTGAAAAATTTTTAGAAATTAATACTTCGCCCAGAACGGTTCTAACCTGATTTTTACCTTCCCATTGTTGTGCAAAACCAAAACGGTATGGCACTTTCAAATTGAGTTTAGGGATAGCAGTTTCCGCTTTTTTAGTTGACTCCACTTTTTTGGTCGACTCAACATTTTTTGCTTCTTCCTGAGTTTTAGGTGAATTGGTTGCCAGCAATACATTTCTCACCTGTTTAGGAGAAATGCGGTGAACAAGACCATAATTCATTTTACGCGCAAGTGCAGAAAAATTAGTCTGACCGACAGAAGACTTAACTTCCAGCTGATCGAATTTTTCATCAAGCGTCTTAGTAGAAGCAAGGATCACATTGGTCTGATTGCCGGAATTAGCATTGGCAAAAGAGCCGCCATTTCCGGAATTTCCATTACCGTTAAAACCGGAATTTCTGCCAGAATTTCCCGAAACCGGATTATTTCCATTCCTGCCCGAATAGTTGTTATTACCTGAATAATTATTATTTGCAACTGCGGCCTTATTATTAACAGCAACAGTAGAATTCGATCCTGTAACAGGCTCGAAAGATTTTTTAGCAGCAGAATCGGATTTTCCTTTGTTAGAAAATTTAATGTTATCCGACTGATTGTTGATCGCCACAGCTTCACTTCTGTTATTCAAAGAAGGATTTGAAGTTTCTTCTTCAACAATTCTGCTATCAGATTTTGTGCTGTTTCCTTCATTGACGCTCTGATTTTCATCAGTACCTGCCAATGATTCCTGATTTCTGTATTGCTGCGGAGCAAACCTTTCTTCTTCCTGATTTACAGTTTGATTTTCATAAGATGGTTTTTCAACTTGCTGCTGCTGAACAACATAAATCGTATCTGTTTTATGGACAATAGTTGGCGTATTTTTTATCGTTTCAATCTGGTTTTGCAAAGTTTTTACATCACTTAGCAAAGCATTATTCTGTGAAAGCTGGTTCACATATAAAAAGACCATGACCGAAGAAACTGCTGCCGCCGCCGCATAACCAAACCACGAACTGTACTGCTGCCAAAACGTTGGAGGCGTGTTGGCTTGCATAAAGTTCTGCATTTTCGTCCAGTCATCTTCATGAAATTCGGGCGCAATGCTTTCTAGTTTCCGGCGTATAGTTTTTTCAAATTTATCAGTTTTCATTGCTTTTGAATGACTTTATGCCCCAATCGCTGGGAAAGAGATGAGGATAGTATTGTTTGATCAAGTGTTGTAACCGTGCTCTTGCCCGAACGTAATGCGAGCGTACCGTAGCTTCATTAATTTGCAGTAAATCAGCTATTTCGCGATGGTTATATCCTTCTACCACATAAAGAAGAAAGACGTTTTTATATATTGGCTTTATTTCCTGTATCAGTTTTAAAATTTCATCCGCTGTTATTTGTCCTACAATGTCATCATCAAAACGTGGATAGGGCGCGTCTTCAAGCGACACCATATCTTCATGATGCTTCTTATGCTTTCGGTAATAACTGATTGCCGTATTCACCATAATCGTACGAAGCCACGCTTTGAAAGGATGCGCAGAGTCATACTTATCCATATTGTTGAAAACTTTCAGGAAACCTTCGTTTAATACTTCCTCAGCCTCTTCAGCAGTCGATGTGTAGCGCAGGCAGATACTTTTCGAATAGCTGAAAAAATGCTTATATAAATACCTCTGCGCCTGGTTATTACCAGCTACACATGCAGAAACGACCGTTCCGAAGTCGTTTTCATCGAAAGAAGATTTTTTACCAAATAGCAAAGTTAGGGTGTCAAATTTGTCAGGATATGAATTTGTATTAACTGATACGCCTAAGCCAGCCAGTCTGTTGCAAAAGATCTTCTATTTTGAGAAAATATCTTTGCTAAGATAATATTTTTGCTGCAAAAGCTAATCATGCATTAACGCATTTCCCGGGCGTTATGATATTGATAGTCAGATTAAAAAAGTTTTAAAAAATCAGATTATGTAACTGTCGGATAATTAATGATTACATAAAATTGTAAAATGCAGAGGTAACAATGTGGTGATCGTAAAAAAGTTTTAAATTAAAACTTCATTTTTGCAACAATCCGCACTGACGCGGCGTAATGACCCTTAAACCAGCAAATGTTTTATTGTCGCACGATTAAACAAATTGATTTATGAGAAGGGTAGTTGTATTGCTTGTCGCGTCATTAGGTATATTTATCGCTTCCTGTAGCAAGGATAATTCGGGTATGAGTCCAACGACTGATGCCAGTACGGATTTTAGTCTGGAAACTGTTGCCACAACGGCCGCTCGTTTGGCAATAGAGTCTGATTCAGTAACGACGCATGTCTGCAAAGGCAAATTGACGGAGGTTGCGGTAGCGGATCTTGCCTCTGCAATTACAACTTATATTTCAACGACTTACCCGTCATCGACTATTAAATTTGCGGCGACAGATCAGAGTGGCAAGATTGTTGTAACGATACTTTTAGCGGACGGAACCACACCAAAAGGGTTGATATTCAACGCAGATGGTACATTTAAAGAAGAATTAAAGCATTTTGAAAATAAAGCAAAACTGACGGAAGTAGCTGTGGCAAATCTTCCGGCTGCTATAACATCATACATTACAACAAACTATGCAGGTGCTGAAATCAAGAAAGCTGGTACCAATGCGGGTGGACAATATTTTGTGGGGATAGTACTTGACAGTAAAGTTAAAGTATTACTATTCAACGCAGATGGTACTTTCAATAAGGAGTTGGACAAACCAGCCAAAGGAGGACCGAAAAAGCATTAAAGAATTTTGTTAGGGGTGAGTTGGAATACGGGGCCGGATCTTCTGGTTCCGTATTTATTTTTTCAGTCAATAATTAAAAGATTATCCAAAGGCTTTTTCTCAATTTTTTTGCCCATCATTTCTCCCAAAGAATCTTCAATTGTCTGACAGATTGCGTTTAAAGCCAGATCATTTTTTTCAACACCAAAAGGTTCTTCAATTTCCGTTACAATAGCATCAAGTGCAATAAATGTGTAACCAATAAAGGTGACGATCAGCGGCGTCATCCATCCGATGCTGTCAACCAGCCCAAAAGGCAGCAAAAAACAATAAATGTAGATAGTACGGTGTAAAACGACGCTATAAGTATAGGGAATGGGCGTATTGGAAATGCGTTCACAGCCACCCAGAATATCAGAAAGCCGGTTCAGATTATTATCAATAGCAACCTGCACAATGGTATCGATTTTATCTTCCTTTTTGTTTCTGTAAATCCACTGGCCCAGTTCTCTGATAATGATGGCAGGCTTGAATTTTACAGTTTCCAGCGATTTGGCAAATTCCGGTTTTAGTAAACGC
The nucleotide sequence above comes from Dyadobacter subterraneus. Encoded proteins:
- a CDS encoding acyl-CoA thioesterase, with the protein product MDLQERIRLSETRVFKTVFPNNTNHYDTLFGGTALSMMDEVAFIAATRFTRLRCVTVSSDRIDFTHPIPAGTIIELVGTVVEIGNTSMKVRVDIFVEQMYEQKREKAVSGMFTFVALDEHNKPVRVLSKEVE
- a CDS encoding carbamoyltransferase family protein, producing the protein MKILGISAFYHDSAAALIENGEIISAAQEERFTRKKHDPGFPSNAVSFCLEYGGITLNELDAIVFYDKPLLKFERLLETYYAFAPKGIRSFLTAMPVWIKEKMFLKRLINEELVKLGYDKKKPVKILFPEHHLSHAASAYYPSPFEKSAILTIDGVGEWATASICLGEGKDITNLKELRFPHSLGLLYSAFTYFLGFRVNSGEYKLMGLAPYGNPSSPDIARYEEIILKDLIDLKEDGSVWLNQDYFDYATGLKMVNEDKWEALFGFKTRKPEDALESVHCNLGLAIQNVTEEAVIRMAKEAKRLTGADYLCMAGGVALNCVSNGKLQKANIFKEIFIQPAAGDAGGALGAAQAAYHIYFGQERKVTWKADAMRGSYLGPTFSDLEVELTGKKYKAVSTYHENFKDLADATAKLLSEGNVVGWVQGRMEFGPRALGGRSILGDPRNAEMQKKLNLKIKYRESFRPFAPSVLAEDCADYFDYDGTSPYMLLVHPVAEGRRKPVPANYDSMDLREKLYFERSDLPSITHIDYSARIQTVHKETNPRYYELINSFKDLTGYAVVVNTSFNVRGEPIVCTPNDAYRCFMRTEMDYLVVGNHIFDKKLQPEWMEKDNWQEEFVLD
- a CDS encoding SGNH/GDSL hydrolase family protein, translated to MTSKIVTSLIRIGLLGMLFVFLFYPEHFHVKFDYPGAPQSDNWYIRLTKTFFWLLLIIEILRIFYYGVVKSKSKSILANVVTLVVPLLVTLIFLEIIFMFVPQSHEGVLSKASQIWWEKYWNPVNTLGYHDKEVAKSTGKKEILVIGDSFAAGHGLENVSERFSDQLEEKLGKSQYTVYNLGVSGADTRDEYKRLKEFPVKPDVIILQYFPNDIEKVGREKGLSLSGTAPYADLKGPMASLVKRFYLPNFIYWQLPHASFSTFEKFVQTAYTDTTILNSHLQDLSNMIAYRDSTGAKMYAVFIPFLFQLDKSASYTKPVEDYLRSKGVTVVPINDGIAKIPEKERVVGKNDGHGSKILNTLIADRLFDVMKKP
- a CDS encoding DUF5989 family protein; this encodes MDFLTDLFAFMKERKKWWLAPVIIVLLLIGVLIVIGGGSAVAPFIYTLF
- a CDS encoding SxtJ family membrane protein, which encodes MSESEKSKAQLVIVTGLVVLYFIFKSRYPYLLIAAAAVGVISIAIPVAGDLIVKGWYKFAEVLGAINGKILLSIVFFIVLVPVAIMAKLGKKNPLALKRESKKSVFIDRNHKYTSKDLEQVW
- a CDS encoding Ppx/GppA phosphatase family protein is translated as MKFAAIDIGSNGARMQISSVLHDEGITRLKKVEYVRFPLRLGHDVFTEGRISPLSEDRMIKLMLSYQLLMELHEVEDYMACATSAMREAENGYEVRALIEQRTGIHIQIIDGQREAELVNNVVVKSLDKGQYLHIDVGGGSTELNLYQDCQKIVAKSFKLGSVRLLEGKESKTAFQKMQEWILKNVDHTQPIEAVGTGGNINKLFDLSSKLSESSTSLDEILRMRDYIAQFSLAERINKLQLNPDRADVIVPAGDIYTSAMKWAGATVIHVPDVGLKDGMLQLLYDRACRKKRV
- a CDS encoding RNA polymerase sigma factor, which codes for MLFGKKSSFDENDFGTVVSACVAGNNQAQRYLYKHFFSYSKSICLRYTSTAEEAEEVLNEGFLKVFNNMDKYDSAHPFKAWLRTIMVNTAISYYRKHKKHHEDMVSLEDAPYPRFDDDIVGQITADEILKLIQEIKPIYKNVFLLYVVEGYNHREIADLLQINEATVRSHYVRARARLQHLIKQYYPHLFPSDWGIKSFKSNEN
- a CDS encoding bestrophin family protein, whose protein sequence is MIIRKKLNWFRMLFVWRGSVLPEILPRLIALFLLSSTVVYFHGELFHYKIPLNIAPFTLIGLALAIFLGFCNNASYDRFWEARKLWGGLLIDARSLTRQALTLGDAEKNHADIQDFVNLIIAFAYALKHQLRQTDPGEDFQRLLKPEFAKSLETVKFKPAIIIRELGQWIYRNKKEDKIDTIVQVAIDNNLNRLSDILGGCERISNTPIPYTYSVVLHRTIYIYCFLLPFGLVDSIGWMTPLIVTFIGYTFIALDAIVTEIEEPFGVEKNDLALNAICQTIEDSLGEMMGKKIEKKPLDNLLIID